CTTCTTTCTCGGGGAGATAAGGACCATGTCAATGAAGCTGTTAATATTGGGGCTTCTAATGGAACGGGACAGACATCCTTACGATATAAGACAAACGATTAAGCAACGGAATTGGAATGAATCGTTTCGGCTTCGTGACGGTTCCTTGTATTACGCGGTAGACCAGCTGCGGGATCACGCACTGATTGAAACGGCGGAGATTGTAGCGGTTCCGGGCGATAACCGGCCCGACAAGACGATTTACCGGATTACGGAGTCAGGCAAAGAAGCATTCCATAAACTGCTTTATGAACAGCTCAGCCAGGTTTCTTATCCGCAGCATCCCGTTTTCCTCGCGTTGGCTTTCATTCGTCACGGCGATCAGGGGCAGACCGAGCAGCTGCTGCAGAAGCAGCTGGCCGCATGCGAAGAGCGTATTAAACGCATGGAAGCGGTACTGGATTTAAAAGGGACCTTTCTTCCGACCGGCTCCCGAATGATGATTAACGGAATCAAGAAATTCGGAGAGGCGGAGAAGGAGTGGCTGCTGGAACTGCTGGAGCTGGTAAGGAGCGGCAGCCTTTTTCAAGGGCCAAGCTGGACGCCTGAGCAGATCGAGCAGTTTCTCAAGTCCCATCCCGGACCTCAAATGCCGGAAAAATAATACAAATAAAGCTAGAGAACCGCACCAGGGTGCGGTTCTTTTGTTTTTATTTTACTAATTTTCGCGGATAGGGTCAGATAGGAGCAACTTTTTCGTGCGTTTTTCGGTCAAAGCGATTCGAACGGACGGCATCTGCTCAAAATCCGCTTTTTCAGCCAAAGTTTGGCATGAAGCTCCGACAAAGAAACAAGTGAGCCGCGCAGGATATTTGACACGTTTTTCAAATCCTCCTATGTACAATCTAACCTATACCACAGCAGGTATGTCTGATTTACAAAAACGAGGAAGAGGTGTAACGATGCGTACAAAAATCAATTCAAAAGTGCTCGTATATTTACTTTGTATAGCTTTGTTCATGACCTTGAGCACGCGTTTTTTACCTTCAAATAAAGTGTCTGCTGAAGTAACGCATGATTTATCGACTGCTCATTTATCCATCGCTGACGGCAATATCGTGGTAAGTGACGCTTTACAGCTGTTTACGCCGCAGCTGCCGGAAGCCGCTGAAATAAAGTCTGTAGAGAGGCAAGAAGCAGCGCTGCCGGAACCAGAGCCAAGTATAATCCCCGAAATACATAGCGCAGCCGCGCAACCCTCTGTGCAAGAACCGCCCATTCTTACATACGCAGTAACCGCGTTTTACCTCAACGTCCGCGAGAAGCCGGATGCAAACTCCAATATTATTCAAGTGCTTAAGCAAGGGGACACCATCGAGGTGGACCACGCAACGGATAACGGATGGCTGGCTCTGAAGGATCAAGGCTTTGTCCATGGACGTTACGCCCAGCAGATTGAAGGAAAAGCGGCTTCTGTTTCCGAAAAGGCTCCTGCGGTAGAAGTTTTGGCGAAAGCGAATTCAACTGCGGAAGCAGCGCCGCCGCTTAACGATACGTTAGAGATCAAGCCCGTTAAAATATTATCATTGTCTTCCGACCCTGAGAAGCCAACATCCGTTGTGGAATCGGACTCGGGACTCACGGAAGAGCATATTGCGAAGCTGTTTGAGAAAACGGCTCTTGCGGATCACGGCTTAGAGCAGGCCGTTCTCGAAATCGAAGAGGAATACGGCATTAACGCATACTTTACGATTGCCGTCATGAAGCTGGAAAGCGGTAACGGCAAGAGTACGCTGGCCAAGAAGAAAAACAATCTGTTTGGCCTTAATGCATTAGATAGCGACAAAT
This region of Paenibacillus sp. JDR-2 genomic DNA includes:
- a CDS encoding PadR family transcriptional regulator, which codes for MSMKLLILGLLMERDRHPYDIRQTIKQRNWNESFRLRDGSLYYAVDQLRDHALIETAEIVAVPGDNRPDKTIYRITESGKEAFHKLLYEQLSQVSYPQHPVFLALAFIRHGDQGQTEQLLQKQLAACEERIKRMEAVLDLKGTFLPTGSRMMINGIKKFGEAEKEWLLELLELVRSGSLFQGPSWTPEQIEQFLKSHPGPQMPEK
- a CDS encoding glucosaminidase domain-containing protein, which gives rise to MRTKINSKVLVYLLCIALFMTLSTRFLPSNKVSAEVTHDLSTAHLSIADGNIVVSDALQLFTPQLPEAAEIKSVERQEAALPEPEPSIIPEIHSAAAQPSVQEPPILTYAVTAFYLNVREKPDANSNIIQVLKQGDTIEVDHATDNGWLALKDQGFVHGRYAQQIEGKAASVSEKAPAVEVLAKANSTAEAAPPLNDTLEIKPVKILSLSSDPEKPTSVVESDSGLTEEHIAKLFEKTALADHGLEQAVLEIEEEYGINAYFTIAVMKLESGNGKSTLAKKKNNLFGLNALDSDKYNKAFAFETKGDSVRKFGQLLAKNYIDKGYTTIDKVASKYCPANPKWAGLVMNIMKRDYKKL